The Carassius carassius chromosome 31, fCarCar2.1, whole genome shotgun sequence genome includes a region encoding these proteins:
- the LOC132111623 gene encoding ena/VASP-like protein isoform X4 — protein sequence MSEQSICQARASVMIYDDASKKWVPVKPGQQGFSRINIYHNTVNNSFRVVGVKLQDQQVVINYSIVKGLKYNQATPTFHQWRDARQVYGLNFASKEEATTFSTAMLFALNVLSSQDAGPGAHRQNGSVTDDAEAQRRQMMDQIQMERERRTSGSAVSTLQFKVSASASQSENTLHDLRQYRANTLPPSYAHFNPTQPSFHTSSSSQERESGYRTVDSPRKKAQQLCQLSTSLASAFSPVQPGITPPPRNVKQIPLSPPMTHQDPKHATWSSTHMYTPLPTASPPVIMAVPAKQPALPVALPLPPLNNGPSCGSKAPANTSHLEPVTHHQQSSSGPAEEYCPYQNPPLLATSGALSHPHYPILESPPLPPLIGQPVQGPALHQQQLYQATPPFNTTATSHTTLCEGATPKMSPSPVYHNATASSTGPPVPPGHPSMLSSTPPTHPPTSASMAGPPAPPPPPGPPPPGPPPPGPPPPSIGPPPAPPPLPAGGGFAPSGLAAAIAGAKLRKVQRTEESSNKNDANRSSGGSGGGGEGLMQEMNALLARRRKASEKPEDSQNEESNGSPSSSRGQNSDPVKKPWERANSADKSSAVSRAKPIGSTSDAESFDFDRMKQEILEEVVRELQKVKEEIIDAIRRELLRIGST from the exons TGAACAGAGCATATGTCAAGCCCGAGCCTCTGTGATGATCTATGATGACGCTAGCAAAAAATGGGTTCCAGTCAAACCGGGCCAGCAGGGCTTCAGCCGCATCAACATCTACCACAACACTGTCAACAACAGCTTCCGTGTGGTGGGAGTCAAACTACAGGACCAGCAG GTCGTTATAAACTACTCTATTGTGAAAGGTCTGAAATATAACCAGGCCACGCCAACTTTCCACCAATGGCGTGATGCGCGGCAAGTTTACGGGCTGAACTTTGCCAGCAAAGAGGAGGCCACCACCTTCTCCACTGCCATGCTGTTTGCGCTCAATGTCCTGAGCTCTCAGGATGCAG ggCCAGGAGCACATCGTCAGAATGGATCGGTGACAGATGATGCCGAGGCTCAGAGAAG GCAAATGATGGACCAGATACAGATGGAAAGGGAACGACGAACATCTGGCTCTGCAG TCTCCACCCTTCAGTTTAAAGTATCAGCATCCGCCTCTCAGTCCGAAAACACTCTGCATGACCTCAGACAGTATCGGGCTAACACTCTTCCCCCTTCCTATGCTCACTTTAACCCCACGCAACCTTCCTTCCACACCTCCTCTTCATCCCAGGAACGAGAGAGTGGCTACCGTACAGTGGACTCCCCTAGAAAAAAGGCACAGCAGCTTTGCCAGCTTTCCACCTCTCTGGCTTCTGCTTTCTCCCCCGTGCAGCCAGGTATCACCCCTCCACCTCGCAATGTCAAGCAAATCCCTCTTTCCCCTCCAATGACCCACCAGGACCCCAAACATGCCACATGGTCCTCCACCCACATGTACACTCCATTACCCACAGCATCGCCACCTGTTATAATGGCAGTGCCAGCCAAACAACCTGCTCTGCCTGTTGCTCTCCCCTTGCCACCCCTAAACAACGGCCCATCCTGTGGCTCCAAAGCTCCTGCTAACACATCCCACTTGGAGCCTGTAACACACCACCAACAGTCTTCCAGTGGCCCGGCAGAGGAGTACTGCCCGTATCAAAACCCTCCTTTGCTGGCCACCTCTGGAGCTCTGTCGCACCCACACTATCCCATACTAGAATCGCCCCCCCTGCCCCCTCTCATTGGCCAGCCTGTCCAAGGCCCTGCCCTCCACCAGCAGCAGCTATACCAGGCCACACCCCCATTCAACACCACAGCCACCTCTCACACTACTCTGTGCGAGGGGGCAACACCCAAGATGTCTCCCTCTCCTGTTTATCACAACGCCACAGCGTCCAGCA CAGGTCCTCCTGTTCCACCGGGTCATCCTTCCATGCTCTCATCCACCCCTCCTACTCACCCCCCTACCTCAGCATCCATGGCGGGTCCACCAGCCCCTCCGCCCCCTCCTGGGCCTCCCCCACCTGGGCCGCCTCCACCCGGGCCTCCACCACCCTCCATAGGGCCCCCTCCTGCCCCTCCTCCACTGCCGGCTGGTGGAGGTTTTGCTCCGTCAGGTCTGGCTGCAGCTATAGCTGGTGCCAAGCTGCGAAAAGTTCAGCGG ACAGAGGAAAGCAGTAACAAGAACGATGCCAATCGCTCCAGTGGAGGCAGTGGAGGAGGTGGAGAGGGTCTCATGCAGGAGATGAATGCCCTTTTAGCACGGAG GAGGAAGGCCTCAGAGAAACCAGAAGACAGTCAAAAT GAGGAGTCTAATGGATCGCCTTCATCTTCTCGTGGACAAAATTCAg ATCCTGTGAAGAAGCCATGGGAACGAGCCAACTCTGCAGACAAGTCTTCTGCTGTGTCAAG GGCAAAACCAATCGGAAGCACCAGTGATGCTGAGTCATTCGACTTTGACAGAATGAAACAG gagatcttGGAGGAGGTTGTGCGGGAATTGCAGAAAGTAAAAGAAGAAATCATTGATG CCATTAGAAGGGAACTGCTGAGGATTGGCTCCACGTAG